In the Malaclemys terrapin pileata isolate rMalTer1 chromosome 12, rMalTer1.hap1, whole genome shotgun sequence genome, one interval contains:
- the RPS21 gene encoding 40S ribosomal protein S21, whose translation MQNDAGEFVDLYVPRKCSASNRIIGAKDHASIQMNISEVDKVTGRVNGQFKTYAICGAIRRMGESDDSILRLAKNDGIVSKNF comes from the exons ATGCAGAACGACGCTGGGGAATTTGTGGACCTGTATGTGCCTCGTAAATG CTCTGCTAGCAACCGAATAATCGGTGCTAAGGACCATGCTTCCATTCAAATGAATATTTCTGAG GTTGACAAGGTCACAGGCAGAGTCAATGGCCAGTTCAAAACTTATGCCATTTGTGGAGCAATTCGTAGGATG gGTGAATCTGATGATTCTATTCTGCGTCTGGCAAAAAATGATGGGATTGTTTCCAA GAATTTCTAA